A single region of the Selenomonas sp. oral taxon 920 genome encodes:
- a CDS encoding 4Fe-4S dicluster domain-containing protein: MTQEIAMLHDMSRCTACRGCMVACKQWHDLPPDMDTPFEGEYQSHKDLSSRVYTLIEMKERVDDKGKFHWDFFKKNCFHCGDPACAKGCPENAIDRNENGTVVINEEKCVGCHYCEHNCPWHIPKIDEIRHKSTKCDLCYDRIAHGYETTGEILKPSCAKTCTAHALEFGTIEEMKQLAAERLAMIQPNHPNANIYCPEGVGGTHMIYVLPDKPEVFGLPANPVTPLSIDLWKAGRTFTKLAIGGAAAGIVGAMVLSKMVKSSAKSAAKEQEKG; the protein is encoded by the coding sequence TGACACAGGAAATTGCAATGCTGCATGATATGTCGCGCTGCACTGCGTGCCGCGGCTGCATGGTGGCATGCAAACAGTGGCACGACCTGCCGCCTGATATGGATACGCCGTTCGAGGGCGAATACCAGTCGCACAAGGATCTCAGCTCTCGTGTCTATACGCTCATCGAAATGAAAGAGCGTGTTGACGACAAGGGGAAGTTCCACTGGGACTTCTTCAAGAAGAACTGCTTCCACTGCGGCGATCCCGCCTGCGCGAAGGGCTGTCCCGAGAACGCCATCGACCGCAACGAGAACGGCACTGTCGTTATCAATGAGGAAAAATGTGTCGGCTGCCACTACTGCGAGCACAACTGCCCGTGGCACATTCCCAAGATTGACGAGATCCGTCATAAGTCTACGAAATGTGATCTCTGCTACGACCGCATCGCGCACGGCTATGAGACAACGGGGGAGATCCTGAAGCCCTCGTGCGCCAAGACCTGCACGGCACACGCGCTTGAGTTCGGCACGATCGAGGAGATGAAGCAGCTCGCGGCGGAGCGCCTCGCGATGATCCAACCGAACCATCCGAACGCGAACATCTACTGTCCCGAGGGGGTCGGCGGCACGCATATGATCTACGTCCTGCCCGACAAACCGGAGGTGTTCGGTCTGCCGGCAAATCCCGTTACGCCGCTCTCGATCGACCTCTGGAAGGCAGGCCGCACCTTTACGAAACTTGCCATCGGCGGCGCTGCTGCCGGTATCGTCGGCGCTATGGTGCTCAGCAAGATGGTTAAATCGAGCGCCAAGAGTGCGGCGAAGGAACAGGAGAAGGGGTGA
- the cysK gene encoding cysteine synthase A → MGNVYQSVTELIGHTPLLTAKNFAKSYDVPANLLVKLEYFNPAGSVKDRIAAAMIEQAEKDGKIAPGATLIEPTSGNTGIGIAAVAAARGYHAILTMPETMSVERRNLLKAYGAEIVLTEGSQGMKGAIARAEQLQKEIPNSFIPSQFENPANPAVHERTTGPEIWADADGNVDAFVAGVGTGGTVSGVGRYLKSQNPSIHVVAVEPADSPVLSGGKPGPHKIQGIGAGFIPTTLDTKAYDEVIQVKNEDAFAYGREFARREGALIGISSGAALAAAVQLARRPEFAGKNIVVLLPDGGDRYLSTDLFQDK, encoded by the coding sequence ATGGGAAACGTTTATCAGTCGGTGACGGAGCTCATCGGTCATACGCCGCTGCTCACAGCAAAAAACTTTGCAAAGTCGTATGATGTTCCGGCGAATCTGCTGGTGAAGCTCGAGTATTTCAACCCTGCGGGGTCGGTGAAGGACCGCATTGCGGCTGCGATGATTGAGCAGGCGGAGAAGGACGGCAAGATTGCTCCGGGGGCAACGTTGATCGAGCCGACGAGCGGCAATACGGGCATCGGCATCGCCGCTGTTGCGGCAGCGCGCGGCTATCATGCGATCCTCACGATGCCGGAGACGATGAGCGTCGAGCGCCGCAATCTTCTCAAGGCATATGGTGCTGAGATTGTGCTGACGGAGGGCTCGCAGGGAATGAAGGGCGCGATTGCACGCGCTGAGCAGCTGCAGAAGGAGATTCCGAACTCATTCATTCCGTCGCAGTTCGAAAACCCCGCAAACCCTGCGGTGCACGAGCGTACGACGGGACCTGAGATCTGGGCAGACGCGGATGGAAATGTAGACGCGTTTGTCGCGGGTGTCGGTACGGGCGGAACGGTTTCGGGAGTCGGCCGCTACCTGAAGAGCCAGAACCCCTCCATCCATGTCGTTGCTGTGGAGCCGGCAGACTCACCCGTGCTCTCGGGCGGCAAGCCGGGACCGCACAAGATTCAGGGCATCGGCGCAGGCTTTATCCCCACGACCCTTGATACGAAGGCGTACGATGAGGTCATTCAGGTGAAGAACGAGGATGCCTTTGCCTACGGCAGGGAGTTCGCACGCCGCGAGGGCGCACTGATCGGAATTTCCTCAGGTGCTGCGCTTGCAGCAGCAGTGCAGCTGGCACGCCGCCCTGAGTTTGCCGGTAAGAATATCGTTGTTCTGCTTCCCGACGGCGGCGATCGCTACCTCTCGACGGATCTGTTCCAGGATAAGTAA
- a CDS encoding formate dehydrogenase subunit gamma, producing the protein MLINKKFVPRHQKTFALCHWLNAFAFFMLFLTALPLYADTFRFMYDIFGDKTLMYAHRVFGVIFIATPIIGFFIAREGYLTMIKEVFRFGQKDMEFMQKFPIELMGKDPHMPPQGFYNGGEKMNIALQLALALVIALSGVILWMGDSILPATITALAIPVHSIAAAVCFAAALGHIYLAAGVNPDSLHGMKDGTIKASYAAHHHGAWVNELIAQGVVTREEIEQAEKEDHH; encoded by the coding sequence ATGCTGATCAACAAGAAATTTGTTCCGCGCCATCAGAAGACATTTGCGCTCTGTCACTGGCTGAACGCATTTGCGTTCTTCATGCTCTTCCTCACGGCGCTGCCGCTGTATGCGGACACCTTCCGCTTCATGTACGACATCTTTGGTGATAAGACGCTCATGTATGCACACCGCGTGTTCGGTGTCATCTTTATCGCAACTCCAATCATCGGCTTCTTCATCGCGCGTGAGGGCTATCTGACGATGATCAAGGAAGTCTTCCGCTTTGGGCAGAAGGATATGGAGTTCATGCAGAAGTTCCCGATCGAGCTGATGGGCAAGGATCCCCATATGCCGCCGCAGGGCTTCTACAACGGCGGTGAGAAGATGAACATCGCGCTTCAGCTTGCGCTCGCCCTCGTCATTGCCCTCTCGGGCGTGATTCTCTGGATGGGCGACAGCATCCTGCCCGCGACCATCACGGCACTTGCCATCCCCGTACACAGCATCGCGGCTGCGGTCTGCTTTGCTGCGGCACTCGGACACATCTATCTTGCGGCGGGGGTCAATCCGGACTCCCTGCACGGCATGAAGGACGGTACGATCAAGGCTTCCTACGCGGCGCATCACCATGGCGCGTGGGTGAACGAACTCATCGCACAGGGGGTTGTCACCCGCGAGGAGATCGAACAGGCAGAAAAAGAGGATCATCACTGA
- a CDS encoding penicillin-binding protein, whose amino-acid sequence MKNLRATVQGRIARVALLMFAALVVLTFRYAYLQVIQGDALAQRMRDQSGYEFRIQSLRGAILDRNGKELAVSSMTKSLFIDPNHVYESHDPAQIAADIAPLLGLTEREVLDDIAVGGGFVWVKRRLEHSEYEAVRAVIREKGYSDCLGFQNEAKRYYPNDALAANVLGFVGTEDKGLDGVEQALDPLLKGEVREERLTVDGQRRPILDSILVGRRTYRGDYCKTAVLTIDSTIQFMVEQELDRAMAENSPSSITAIVMDPKTGEILAMASRPSYNPNRFWEYPQENWKNRAVSFIYEPGSTFKAIVAGAALQEGIVTPNQVFFDPGYVMVSGRRIQNWSNESYGAVTFTDIVKNSLNTGFAQVGLSLGAEKLMHYTRVFGFGEQTGIDLPGEEEGILFKAEDMRDSDIATTAIGQSIAVTPLQLVTAMSAIANGGMLMRPHIVREIKNPDGSIYEERKPQEIRETLQKTVNRTLIGLLEQVVATGGGSKAGVRGYRIAGKTGTAQKIRLDTSGYMEGRYIASFCGFAPVEDPIFTVLVMIDDPRGGNFYGGQIAAPVASRIFAQLLRYAHVEPSSNPFTPIEEPEAPVRNAAEEKRMEAAAVPPEGKAIVPDFTGLSMREAARLAELRGLFFESEGTGAAVGQSLSVNDIVEQGTHVKVYFEPT is encoded by the coding sequence ATGAAGAATCTTCGGGCAACGGTGCAGGGGCGCATTGCGCGCGTCGCCCTGCTCATGTTTGCCGCACTCGTCGTCCTGACGTTCCGCTATGCCTATCTGCAGGTGATTCAAGGTGATGCACTCGCACAGCGCATGCGCGACCAGAGCGGCTATGAGTTCCGCATCCAGTCCCTGCGCGGCGCGATCCTTGACCGCAACGGCAAGGAACTCGCCGTCAGCAGCATGACGAAATCCCTCTTTATCGACCCAAACCACGTCTACGAGTCGCACGATCCTGCGCAGATCGCTGCCGATATTGCTCCGCTCCTCGGGCTCACGGAGAGGGAGGTCCTCGATGATATCGCTGTCGGCGGCGGCTTCGTCTGGGTCAAACGGCGGCTCGAGCACAGTGAGTACGAGGCGGTGCGCGCAGTGATCCGCGAAAAGGGGTACAGCGACTGTCTTGGCTTTCAGAACGAGGCGAAGCGCTATTACCCGAACGACGCCCTCGCAGCGAATGTGCTCGGCTTTGTCGGTACGGAGGACAAAGGACTGGACGGTGTGGAGCAGGCACTTGATCCGCTGCTCAAAGGAGAGGTGCGTGAGGAGCGCCTGACGGTCGACGGACAGCGGCGGCCGATCCTCGACTCCATCTTAGTCGGGCGGCGCACCTATCGCGGCGACTACTGCAAGACGGCCGTTCTTACGATTGACAGTACGATTCAGTTTATGGTGGAGCAGGAGCTTGACCGCGCGATGGCGGAAAATAGCCCTTCGTCCATTACAGCGATCGTCATGGATCCGAAGACGGGCGAGATCCTTGCGATGGCGTCGCGTCCCTCGTACAATCCAAACCGCTTCTGGGAATACCCGCAGGAGAATTGGAAGAATCGTGCCGTCTCCTTTATCTACGAACCGGGGTCGACGTTCAAGGCGATCGTTGCGGGCGCGGCGCTGCAGGAGGGCATTGTCACACCGAATCAGGTCTTTTTTGATCCAGGCTACGTCATGGTCTCGGGGCGGCGCATCCAGAACTGGAGCAATGAGAGCTACGGGGCTGTCACGTTTACTGACATCGTGAAGAACTCGCTCAACACAGGCTTTGCACAGGTCGGACTGTCACTTGGCGCGGAGAAGCTGATGCACTATACGCGGGTCTTCGGCTTTGGCGAGCAGACGGGCATTGATCTGCCCGGTGAGGAGGAGGGAATCCTTTTCAAAGCCGAAGATATGCGTGACTCGGATATTGCGACCACTGCGATCGGACAGAGTATCGCAGTGACGCCGCTGCAGCTTGTGACGGCGATGTCTGCAATCGCGAACGGCGGGATGCTGATGCGCCCACATATCGTGCGCGAGATCAAGAATCCGGACGGCTCCATCTATGAGGAGCGCAAGCCTCAGGAGATCCGCGAGACTCTGCAGAAGACGGTGAACCGTACGCTGATCGGACTCCTCGAGCAGGTTGTTGCGACGGGCGGCGGCTCGAAGGCAGGCGTGCGCGGCTACCGCATTGCCGGCAAGACCGGCACAGCACAGAAGATCCGCCTCGATACCTCGGGCTATATGGAGGGGCGCTACATTGCCTCGTTCTGCGGCTTTGCACCTGTCGAGGATCCGATCTTCACCGTGCTCGTCATGATCGACGACCCGCGCGGCGGCAATTTCTACGGCGGTCAGATTGCCGCGCCCGTTGCCTCGCGCATCTTCGCACAGCTGCTGCGCTATGCACACGTTGAGCCGTCCAGCAATCCGTTTACCCCCATTGAAGAGCCGGAGGCGCCGGTACGCAACGCCGCTGAGGAGAAGCGTATGGAGGCGGCCGCCGTGCCGCCCGAGGGCAAGGCAATCGTACCGGACTTCACGGGGCTCTCCATGCGTGAGGCAGCACGTCTGGCGGAGCTGCGCGGTCTCTTCTTCGAGAGTGAAGGCACAGGCGCAGCCGTCGGTCAGAGCCTGAGCGTGAACGATATCGTTGAGCAGGGCACGCATGTGAAGGTCTATTTTGAGCCGACATAA